A portion of the Mytilus galloprovincialis chromosome 12, xbMytGall1.hap1.1, whole genome shotgun sequence genome contains these proteins:
- the LOC143055311 gene encoding uncharacterized protein LOC143055311, with product MYGLQGRKISIPANYDVTFHIMKHGKPKGKSIRLKEILEHKELPIEVQISAHEDQYADQQHLGPLLRTGLFTLRLLNTYDDFYLLGNAICDGNLYGSVTAVPAYLPDLQFSIVKSIKGCTGEQYLQFLSVTDQFVKDNITFDQTFGNTDIALYSPEQAHADESYSYISPCEYYNISDLLRNNKAEPVVKRQKQTDKVYEVIRASTISMNQQESQYEVTIFGEKNRAY from the exons ATGTACGGATTACAGGGAAGAAAAATCAGTATTCCTGCTAATTATGACGTCACCTTTCATATCATGAAACACGGAAAACCGAAAG gaaagtcAATAAGGCTGAAGGAGATCTTAGAACATAAAGAGCTTCCAATTGAGGTCCAGATTTCTGCACATGAGGATCAATATGCAGACCAACAACATCTCGGTCCTTTACTAAGGACAGGCCTATTTACCCTCAGGCTTCTCAATACGTACGATGATTTCTACCTCCTCGGAAACGCTATCTGTGATG GAAATTTGTATGGTAGTGTAACAGCAGTCCCTGCTTATCTCCCTGATCTGCAGTTCTCCATCGTGAAATCTATAAAAGGTTGCACTGGTGAACAGTACCTCCAATTCCTTTCTGTTACAGACCAATTTGTCAAAGATAATATAACATTTGACCAAACCTTTGGCAATACAG ATATCGCGCTATATTCACCTGAACAGGCACATGCTGACGAAAGCTATTCTTATATATCACCCTGTGAATATTATAATATTAGTGACCTATTAAGAAACAACAAGGCAGAACCAGTCGTCAAAAGACAGAAACAAACAGACAAG GTGTACGAAGTAATCCGAGCATCTACAATATCAATGAATCAACAGGAAAGCCAGTACGAAGTTACAATATTCGGCGAAAAAAACAGGGCCTACTAG